One Chaetodon auriga isolate fChaAug3 chromosome 14, fChaAug3.hap1, whole genome shotgun sequence genomic window carries:
- the LOC143331813 gene encoding B2 bradykinin receptor-like, with product MTLQPTSIPGFGTTASYGDQSNSNGTDCPDLDAWEWFNTSQPVYILFITVLGIVFNVFVLMVFCLHKKPCTVAEIYLSNLAAADLVLVSCLPFWAVNIANDFNWPFGQFLCKVVNQGIKMNAYSSIYFLVLVSIDRYVALVHTMSYGRMRRPKYAKLGCLLMWGFGLLLTVPTLIFRKVKHFPEYGIHACFLDYPNRTVEHVCNGMLIVISFIIPISIILFCTIKIIQALKIQALEKFNAEKTEQRATTLMLVVLLAFLICWVPFHMITILDVLLQANILQGCHLTNVLDICNQVFTYFAFFNSVLNPILYVIVGKNFRKKVREVLNQWNNKKKESSESTRSNLSSTLKTLA from the exons ATGACTCTTCAACCGACAAG CATCCCAGGCTTCGGCACCACAGCTTCATATGGAGACCAAAGCAACTCCAATGGGACTGACTGTCCTGACTTAGATGCCTGGGAGTGGTTCAACACCAGCCAGCCAGTGTATATCTTGTTCATCACTGTGCTGGGAATTGTGTTCAATGTGTTTGTCCTGATGGTTTTCTGCCTTCATAAGAAGCCCTGCACCGTGGCTGAGATCTACTTGAGCAACCTGGCTGCGGCTGACCTTGTTCTGGTGTCTTGTTTGCCTTTCTGGGCCGTCAACATAGCCAATGATTTCAACTGGCCTTTTGGTCAGTTCCTGTGCAAAGTCGTCAACCAGGGCATTAAGATGAACGCCTATTCCAGCATCTACTTCCTTGTTCTGGTTAGCATAGATCGCTATGTGGCTCTGGTGCATACGATGTCCTATGGCAGAATGCGCAGACCAAAATACGCCAAACTGGGCTGCCTGCTGATGTGGGGTTTTGGCTTGCTCCTGACTGTCCCCACGCTCATCTTCAGGAAAGTCAAACACTTCCCTGAGTATGGGATACATGCATGCTTTCTGGACTACCCAAACCGTACTGTAGAACATGTCTGCAATGGGATGTTGATTGTTATTAGCTTCATCATCCCCATTTCAATCATCTTATTCTGCACCATCAAGATTATTCAGGCTTTGAAGATCCAGGCATTAGAGAAGTTCAATGctgagaaaacagagcagagggcCACAACTCTGATGCTGGTGGTCCTCCTGGCATTCCTGATCTGCTGGGTGCCATTCCACATGATTACCATACTGGACGTGCTGTTACAAGCTAATATTCTGCAAGGGTGTCACCTGACAAATGTCCTAGACATCTGCAACCAGGTCTTCACCTACTTCGCCTTCTTTAACAGTGTTCTCAACCCCATCCTCTACGTCATCGTAGGGAAGAACTTCCGGAAAAAAGTTCGGGAAGTCCTCAACCAGtggaataataagaaaaaagagTCCTCTGAGTCCACACGGTCAAACCTGTCCTCTACACTGAAAACTCTGGCATAA